A window of the Cystobacter fuscus genome harbors these coding sequences:
- a CDS encoding bifunctional serine/threonine-protein kinase/formylglycine-generating enzyme family protein: MLCQRCGSPVPDNSASCTTCGLKLAGASAGAAPRRRTATVEAPYKPGDTFARRYAIREVIGPGPVGHVFRAQDLEMDVEVALKIINPRLVQMQEERTQFSLALRAGKKLTHPHHMRVYEEGEDRNRPFFTTQLLEEGTTLRRKLEQRVSQGQRFSLKEVEALLVQLAEALDSAHRYGPHSDLKPENIFLLPDQLKVTDYGLALGIPRLPYIQAQKAWKMGCYLAPEYFEGGELDTRMDLYALGIIVGEMLTGQTPEEDEVSELLAYEADLPSGIEALYRRATNANPLARPKSAGEFLSDFTAALSSRPRPAAVRPQGPGRSKARQQVPFSLTAELATAAPRPNSLPPPVPTSELPALGPPTVQVPTVGHGPPSDADEDDTAVDEAPKPTQEAPVSERTTLELPQVSVTEEIVPPDATQKLDSEALAALMDTAQSPAPSAAPAPAPKARAQPAARAEPRPPAKAAAPSSRAATRTDPVIPVARPSLLSRLWMPLLAVGGLGLGAMAGYGLLKWRQASQAPAAPVAGAPSMAAPREQAGADPLLPASECPKGMRRVSGGTFKMGKETAEEGTAAEPLLMPRQVATFCIDEFEFPNQAGAVPRVDVTWEEARAECAGLGKRLCTEDEWEKACKGPGSLRYPYGATFDAQGCNTQGNAGEPAASGSFARCRSGYGVADMSGNVAEWTSSSMGGADRVQKGGAFDRQQPSVRCSARLSAEPDSGSASVGFRCCKGEP, translated from the coding sequence TTGCTCTGTCAACGCTGCGGCAGCCCTGTCCCCGACAACAGCGCGTCCTGCACCACCTGTGGGCTGAAGCTCGCGGGGGCCTCGGCGGGAGCGGCTCCGCGTCGTCGCACGGCGACGGTGGAAGCCCCCTACAAGCCCGGTGACACCTTCGCCCGGCGCTACGCCATTCGCGAGGTGATCGGCCCGGGCCCGGTGGGCCATGTGTTCCGCGCGCAGGACCTGGAGATGGACGTCGAGGTCGCGCTCAAGATCATCAACCCCCGTCTGGTGCAGATGCAGGAGGAGCGCACCCAGTTCTCGCTGGCGCTGCGCGCGGGCAAGAAGCTCACCCATCCGCATCACATGCGCGTGTACGAGGAGGGTGAGGATCGCAACCGGCCCTTCTTCACCACGCAGCTGCTGGAGGAGGGCACGACGCTGCGGCGCAAGCTCGAGCAGCGCGTGTCCCAGGGGCAGCGCTTCTCGCTCAAGGAGGTGGAGGCGCTGCTGGTGCAGCTCGCCGAGGCGCTGGACAGCGCCCACCGCTACGGGCCGCACTCGGATCTCAAGCCGGAGAACATCTTCCTGCTGCCGGATCAGCTCAAGGTGACGGACTACGGTCTGGCCCTGGGCATCCCGCGCCTGCCCTACATCCAGGCCCAGAAGGCGTGGAAGATGGGGTGCTACCTGGCTCCCGAGTACTTCGAGGGAGGGGAGCTGGACACGCGCATGGATCTCTATGCGCTGGGCATCATCGTGGGCGAGATGCTCACGGGGCAGACACCCGAGGAGGACGAGGTGTCCGAGCTGCTCGCCTACGAGGCCGATCTGCCCTCGGGCATCGAGGCCCTCTACCGGCGCGCCACCAACGCCAACCCGCTCGCGCGCCCGAAGTCCGCGGGCGAGTTCCTCTCCGACTTCACCGCGGCGCTCTCCTCGCGTCCGCGGCCGGCGGCGGTGAGGCCCCAGGGCCCCGGCCGCTCCAAGGCCCGGCAACAGGTGCCCTTCAGCCTCACCGCCGAGCTGGCCACGGCGGCCCCGCGCCCCAACTCGCTGCCCCCGCCCGTGCCCACCTCGGAGCTGCCCGCGCTCGGGCCGCCCACCGTGCAGGTGCCGACCGTCGGCCACGGCCCCCCTTCCGATGCCGACGAGGATGACACGGCGGTGGACGAGGCGCCGAAGCCGACGCAGGAGGCTCCCGTCTCGGAGCGCACCACGCTCGAGCTTCCCCAGGTGTCGGTGACCGAGGAGATCGTCCCGCCGGACGCCACCCAGAAGCTGGATTCCGAGGCCCTCGCGGCGCTCATGGACACGGCCCAGTCGCCCGCTCCGAGCGCGGCTCCCGCTCCGGCCCCGAAGGCCCGCGCGCAGCCCGCCGCGCGCGCCGAGCCCCGGCCTCCGGCGAAGGCCGCCGCTCCGTCGAGCCGGGCCGCCACGCGCACGGATCCCGTGATTCCGGTGGCCCGCCCCTCGCTCCTGTCCCGGCTGTGGATGCCGCTGCTGGCGGTGGGTGGACTGGGTCTGGGCGCGATGGCGGGCTACGGCCTGTTGAAGTGGCGTCAGGCGTCCCAGGCTCCCGCCGCGCCGGTGGCGGGTGCGCCCTCCATGGCGGCTCCCCGGGAGCAAGCGGGGGCGGATCCGCTGCTGCCCGCGAGCGAGTGTCCGAAGGGGATGCGCCGGGTGAGCGGGGGCACCTTCAAGATGGGCAAGGAGACGGCCGAGGAGGGGACCGCCGCCGAGCCGCTGCTCATGCCCCGGCAGGTGGCGACCTTCTGCATCGACGAGTTCGAGTTCCCCAACCAGGCGGGAGCCGTTCCCCGGGTGGACGTGACGTGGGAGGAGGCGCGGGCCGAGTGCGCCGGGCTCGGCAAGCGCCTGTGCACCGAGGACGAGTGGGAGAAGGCCTGCAAGGGGCCGGGCAGTCTGCGCTACCCCTACGGTGCCACCTTCGATGCCCAGGGGTGCAACACGCAGGGCAACGCCGGGGAGCCGGCCGCCTCGGGTTCGTTCGCCCGCTGCCGCTCGGGGTATGGGGTGGCGGACATGTCGGGCAACGTGGCGGAGTGGACCTCGTCGTCCATGGGAGGCGCCGATCGGGTGCAGAAGGGCGGGGCGTTCGATCGCCAGCAGCCCTCGGTGCGCTGCTCGGCGCGGTTGAGCGCGGAACCCGATTCGGGCTCCGCGTCGGTGGGGTTTCGCTGTTGCAAGGGGGAGCCGTGA
- a CDS encoding M23 family metallopeptidase, giving the protein MFSRPTRGLLDFSLAVLCLWTAWHHTPAGALVRRGTAWALGRSSTARPLLSYYEGTGGAVVPEFPPGSPSSPLPPLVGATPVLVSGAPPLAQGTFLALKGLPAEARAPVHALAGELGLAPGVLLDEARGPEAVRRLLEALAPEFPEEEVRLAALFAGPIPTRYALARVTAEGGTPSLEHLARHWPSGLEAATGAAAQALALATAFGLAWPVPEHTPVSSPFGYRLHPVLGTRKLHTGVDLVVREGSEVLAVAEGRVRRASEDAVNGRVLIIDHGRGVTTAYCHNSELLVRPGERVARGALIARSGNTGRSTGPHLHYQLALSSQPVDPLRFRTRSRPPPLAGTAGEP; this is encoded by the coding sequence ATGTTCTCGCGCCCCACCCGCGGCCTGCTCGACTTCTCCCTGGCCGTCCTCTGTCTGTGGACCGCCTGGCACCACACGCCCGCGGGCGCCCTGGTCCGGCGCGGCACGGCCTGGGCGCTCGGCCGCTCGAGCACCGCCCGGCCCCTGCTCTCCTACTACGAGGGCACGGGGGGCGCCGTGGTGCCCGAGTTCCCTCCCGGCTCTCCATCGAGCCCCCTTCCGCCCCTCGTGGGAGCTACTCCCGTGCTCGTCTCCGGGGCTCCTCCGCTCGCCCAGGGCACCTTCCTCGCGCTCAAGGGCCTTCCGGCCGAGGCCCGTGCGCCCGTCCATGCGCTCGCGGGTGAGCTGGGGCTGGCTCCCGGCGTGTTGCTGGATGAGGCCCGAGGTCCCGAGGCCGTCCGGCGATTGCTCGAGGCCCTGGCCCCGGAGTTCCCCGAGGAGGAGGTTCGTCTCGCCGCTCTCTTCGCGGGCCCCATCCCCACCCGCTACGCGCTGGCTCGCGTGACGGCCGAGGGCGGGACGCCGAGCCTGGAACACCTCGCCCGGCACTGGCCCTCGGGTCTCGAGGCGGCCACGGGGGCCGCGGCCCAGGCGCTCGCGCTCGCCACGGCGTTCGGGCTCGCCTGGCCCGTGCCCGAGCACACCCCGGTCTCCAGTCCCTTCGGTTATCGCCTCCACCCCGTGCTGGGCACGCGCAAGCTGCACACGGGGGTGGACCTCGTCGTGCGCGAGGGCTCCGAGGTGCTCGCGGTGGCCGAGGGCAGGGTGCGCCGCGCGAGCGAGGACGCCGTGAATGGTCGCGTGCTCATCATCGACCATGGACGCGGGGTGACGACGGCCTACTGCCACAATTCGGAGCTGCTGGTGCGTCCGGGTGAGCGGGTGGCGCGTGGTGCGCTCATCGCCCGCTCGGGCAACACCGGACGCTCCACCGGGCCGCACCTGCACTATCAACTCGCCCTGTCCTCCCAGCCGGTGGATCCCCTGCGCTTCCGTACCCGCTCCCGGCCGCCACCGCTCGCGGGGACGGCGGGCGAGCCCTGA
- the purB gene encoding adenylosuccinate lyase has product MIPRYSRKEMSSLWTDVARLRRWRDVELAALEGMVQGGIAPREALEDCLARAGDFTEADAARIEEIERTTKHDVIAFLTFMEERIGPSARWLHLGMTSSDVLDTALGMSLRDAAGLILQGVERAMAAVEKRAFEHARTVMMGRSHGIHAEPITFGHKLAIWYDELRRARTRIERARDVVSVGMISGAVGTFAHLPPSVEVFACQKLGLTPAPASSQIIQRDRHAEYFSALALLGSTLEKFAVEIRHLQRTEVGEAEEPFTAGQKGSSAMPHKRNPILSENLSGLARLLRGYALSALEDVALWHERDISHSSVERVIAPDATIVADFMLHRFSGLMENLRVYPERMQKNLEQLGGVVNSQRILLELARKGMDRQAAYVIVQRNAMRMFEQGVPFRQALLQDKDLLAVMTPAEIEDCFSAGYHLKHVDDIFQRVFGRRA; this is encoded by the coding sequence GTGATTCCCCGCTATAGCCGCAAGGAGATGTCTTCCCTCTGGACCGACGTGGCCCGTCTGCGCCGCTGGCGCGACGTGGAGCTCGCCGCGCTGGAGGGCATGGTGCAGGGTGGCATCGCGCCGCGCGAGGCGCTGGAGGACTGCCTGGCCCGCGCCGGTGACTTCACCGAGGCGGATGCCGCGCGCATCGAGGAGATCGAGCGCACCACCAAGCACGACGTCATCGCGTTCCTCACCTTCATGGAGGAGCGCATCGGGCCGAGCGCGCGCTGGCTGCACCTGGGGATGACGTCCTCGGACGTGCTGGACACGGCGCTGGGCATGTCGCTGCGCGACGCGGCGGGCCTCATCCTCCAGGGGGTGGAGCGGGCCATGGCCGCGGTGGAGAAGCGCGCCTTCGAGCACGCGCGCACGGTGATGATGGGCCGCAGCCACGGCATCCACGCCGAGCCCATCACCTTCGGGCACAAGCTGGCCATCTGGTACGACGAGCTGCGCCGCGCGAGGACGCGCATCGAGCGGGCCCGGGACGTGGTCTCCGTGGGGATGATTTCCGGCGCGGTGGGCACGTTCGCGCACCTGCCTCCGTCGGTGGAGGTGTTCGCCTGCCAGAAGCTGGGCCTCACGCCCGCGCCGGCCTCCAGTCAGATCATCCAGCGCGACAGGCACGCCGAGTACTTCTCCGCGCTGGCGCTCCTGGGCTCGACCCTGGAGAAGTTCGCGGTGGAGATCCGCCACCTGCAGCGCACCGAGGTGGGCGAGGCCGAGGAGCCCTTCACCGCGGGTCAGAAGGGCTCGAGCGCGATGCCTCACAAGCGCAACCCCATCCTCTCGGAGAACCTGTCGGGGCTGGCGAGGCTGTTGCGTGGCTACGCGCTGAGCGCGCTGGAGGACGTGGCGCTCTGGCACGAGCGCGACATCTCCCACTCGTCGGTGGAGCGGGTGATCGCCCCGGATGCCACCATCGTGGCGGACTTCATGCTGCACCGCTTCTCCGGGCTGATGGAGAACCTGCGCGTCTATCCGGAGCGGATGCAGAAGAACCTGGAGCAGCTCGGCGGGGTGGTGAACTCCCAGCGCATCCTCCTGGAGCTGGCGCGCAAGGGCATGGACCGCCAGGCCGCCTACGTCATCGTCCAGCGCAACGCCATGCGCATGTTCGAGCAGGGCGTGCCCTTCCGTCAGGCGCTGCTGCAGGACAAGGATTTGCTCGCGGTGATGACGCCGGCGGAGATCGAGGACTGCTTCTCGGCCGGCTATCACCTCAAGCACGTGGACGACATCTTCCAGCGCGTGTTCGGGCGCCGCGCGTAA
- a CDS encoding ABC transporter substrate-binding protein, whose amino-acid sequence MSRWAMLLWWAWWVPWVAVAAEPARPRAVVVKSAALAPYASVMAGFGAEVRAEVVEVTLEDSAQAASRAFQRIAAQKPALVLAIGPLAANTARRSLGKDVPVLFAMVPYYEKYGLEGPNLTGIALTSDFQPELSALKAVSPTVKRVGILHDARFSSGSVAVARTAAEPLGLTIVPLDTDAESKVEKVLAGAKDKVDALLMVADKTVGNASVVQQLIAFATAQRLPLVGLTPSQVREGATLALSPSPTAIGQQAGRLANRIIHEKVDPGALAVAQPEGLDLAINLSAAGKVQGSKNVVLDLLRFAARRDFPVRVFE is encoded by the coding sequence ATGAGCCGGTGGGCGATGCTGCTGTGGTGGGCGTGGTGGGTGCCCTGGGTGGCCGTCGCCGCGGAGCCGGCGCGTCCCCGGGCGGTGGTGGTGAAGTCCGCGGCGCTCGCGCCCTACGCCTCGGTGATGGCGGGCTTTGGCGCCGAGGTGCGCGCCGAGGTGGTGGAGGTGACGCTGGAGGACAGTGCCCAGGCGGCCTCGCGCGCCTTCCAGCGCATCGCCGCGCAGAAGCCGGCGCTGGTGCTGGCCATCGGCCCGCTGGCGGCCAACACCGCGCGTCGCTCGCTGGGCAAGGATGTGCCCGTGCTCTTCGCCATGGTGCCCTACTACGAGAAGTATGGCCTGGAGGGGCCCAACCTCACCGGCATCGCGCTCACCAGCGACTTCCAACCCGAGCTGTCCGCCCTCAAGGCCGTGTCTCCCACGGTGAAGCGGGTGGGCATCCTGCATGACGCGCGCTTCTCCTCCGGCAGCGTGGCGGTGGCGCGCACCGCCGCGGAGCCGCTCGGCCTCACCATCGTGCCCCTGGACACGGATGCCGAGTCCAAGGTGGAGAAGGTGCTCGCCGGCGCGAAGGACAAGGTGGACGCCCTGCTCATGGTGGCCGACAAGACGGTGGGCAACGCCTCCGTCGTGCAGCAGCTCATCGCCTTCGCCACCGCCCAGCGCCTGCCGCTGGTGGGCCTCACCCCGAGCCAGGTGCGCGAGGGCGCCACGCTGGCGCTCTCGCCCAGTCCCACGGCCATCGGCCAGCAGGCGGGGCGGCTGGCCAACCGCATCATCCACGAGAAGGTCGACCCCGGAGCGCTCGCCGTGGCACAACCCGAGGGCTTGGATCTGGCCATCAACCTCTCCGCCGCCGGCAAGGTGCAGGGCTCCAAGAACGTGGTCCTGGACCTGCTGCGCTTCGCCGCCAGGAGAGACTTCCCCGTGAGGGTTTTCGAGTGA
- the rpsO gene encoding 30S ribosomal protein S15, giving the protein MSALHQDRKAEVVSKYRTHETDTGSPEVQVALLSERITMLTEHFKTHKKDHHSRRGLLKLVGQRRRLLDYLRSKDANRYKKLIEGLGIRK; this is encoded by the coding sequence ATGTCGGCATTGCATCAGGACCGCAAGGCAGAGGTCGTCTCGAAGTACCGCACCCACGAGACCGACACGGGCTCCCCCGAGGTGCAGGTGGCGCTGCTCTCCGAGCGCATCACCATGCTCACCGAGCACTTCAAGACGCACAAGAAGGACCACCACTCCCGCCGCGGTCTGCTCAAGCTGGTCGGTCAGCGTCGCCGCCTGCTCGACTACCTGCGCAGCAAGGACGCCAACCGCTACAAGAAGCTCATCGAGGGCCTCGGCATCCGCAAGTAG
- the pnp gene encoding polyribonucleotide nucleotidyltransferase, which produces MHLKKSVKIGEAELSIETGHLAKQADGAVVVRYGDTMLLVTAVSAREKKDVDFLPLTVEFQEKLYAAGRIPGSYFKREGRLTEKETLASRIVDRSMRPLFPEGYAYETQVIASVISSDPEHEADVHGITGASAALWVSDIPFNGPIAGIRVGRVGGKLVANPTAKQREQSDMDIVLAVSREAIVMVEGGAEEVSEADMVAALEFGKQSAQPALDLQDELRRALNKTERSYERIPAVAEELKAKVRALAWDGIVQGYTIKEKHARYDSLSKAKKEAVAKLKEQLAEGFTPQVEKHAKQVVEDLKYEHMRTLTVDGGRIGGRGHAEVRHIACEVGVLPRTHGSALFTRGETQALVITTLGTTEDEQRLELLNGQSFKKFMLHYNFPPFSVNETKPLRGPGRREVGHGALAERALRNMMPASDRFPYTIRLVSEILESNGSSSMASVCGGTLALMDAGVPIKAPVAGIAMGLVKEGDKVAILSDILGDEDHLGDMDFKVCGTAQGITSIQMDIKITGLTTEIMSRALEQARQGRLHILGEMLKTMAEPRKEISAYAPRITTLQIRPEFIKNVIGPGGKVIKDIIARTGTVINIDDSGRVDIASSNVDSVKSAIAMIQALTREAEIGKIYTGTVRKIAEFGAFVELFPGTDGLIHISELSDKRVKSVSDILKEGDEVLVKVVSIDKTGKIRLSRKEAMAERAAAQQGSVPAAAPVEATASTSEATQPGAKA; this is translated from the coding sequence ATGCACCTGAAGAAGAGCGTCAAGATTGGCGAGGCCGAGCTGAGCATCGAGACGGGCCACCTGGCCAAGCAGGCCGATGGCGCCGTGGTGGTTCGCTACGGCGACACCATGCTGCTCGTCACCGCGGTGAGCGCGCGTGAGAAGAAGGACGTGGACTTCCTCCCGCTCACGGTGGAGTTCCAGGAGAAGCTGTACGCGGCCGGCCGCATCCCCGGCAGCTACTTCAAGCGCGAGGGGCGCCTCACGGAGAAGGAGACGCTGGCCAGCCGCATCGTCGACCGCTCCATGCGTCCGCTCTTCCCCGAGGGCTACGCCTACGAGACCCAGGTCATCGCGAGCGTCATCTCCTCGGACCCCGAGCACGAGGCGGACGTGCACGGCATCACCGGCGCCTCCGCGGCGCTGTGGGTGTCGGACATCCCCTTCAACGGTCCCATCGCCGGCATCCGCGTGGGCCGCGTGGGCGGCAAGCTCGTGGCCAACCCCACCGCCAAGCAGCGTGAGCAGTCGGACATGGACATCGTCCTGGCCGTCAGCCGCGAGGCCATCGTGATGGTGGAGGGTGGCGCCGAGGAGGTGAGCGAGGCGGACATGGTGGCCGCGCTCGAGTTCGGCAAGCAGTCCGCCCAGCCCGCCCTGGATCTCCAGGACGAGCTGCGCCGCGCGCTCAACAAGACCGAGCGCTCCTACGAGCGCATCCCCGCGGTGGCCGAGGAGCTCAAGGCCAAGGTGCGCGCGCTGGCCTGGGACGGCATCGTCCAGGGCTACACCATCAAGGAGAAGCACGCGCGCTACGACTCGCTCTCCAAGGCCAAGAAGGAGGCCGTGGCGAAGCTCAAGGAGCAGCTCGCCGAGGGCTTCACCCCGCAGGTGGAGAAGCACGCCAAGCAGGTGGTGGAGGACCTCAAGTACGAGCACATGCGCACGCTCACCGTGGACGGCGGCCGCATCGGTGGCCGTGGCCACGCCGAAGTGCGTCACATCGCCTGTGAGGTGGGCGTGCTCCCGCGCACCCACGGCAGCGCGCTCTTCACCCGTGGCGAGACGCAGGCGCTCGTCATCACCACGCTGGGCACCACCGAGGACGAGCAGCGCCTGGAGCTGCTCAACGGCCAGTCCTTCAAGAAGTTCATGCTGCACTACAACTTCCCGCCCTTCAGCGTGAACGAGACCAAGCCCCTGCGCGGCCCTGGCCGTCGCGAGGTGGGTCACGGCGCCCTGGCCGAGCGCGCCCTGCGCAACATGATGCCCGCGAGCGATCGCTTCCCGTACACCATCCGCCTGGTGTCGGAGATCCTCGAGTCCAACGGCTCGTCCTCCATGGCCTCCGTGTGCGGCGGCACCCTGGCGCTCATGGACGCGGGCGTGCCCATCAAGGCGCCCGTGGCCGGCATCGCCATGGGCCTCGTGAAGGAGGGCGACAAGGTCGCCATCCTCTCGGACATCCTCGGTGACGAGGACCACCTGGGCGACATGGACTTCAAGGTGTGCGGCACCGCCCAGGGCATCACCTCCATCCAGATGGACATCAAGATCACCGGCCTCACCACGGAGATCATGAGCCGCGCGCTGGAGCAGGCGCGTCAGGGCCGTCTGCACATCCTCGGCGAGATGCTCAAGACGATGGCCGAGCCGCGCAAGGAGATCAGCGCCTACGCGCCGCGCATCACCACGCTGCAGATCCGCCCCGAGTTCATCAAGAACGTCATCGGGCCGGGCGGCAAGGTCATCAAGGACATCATCGCCCGCACGGGGACCGTCATCAACATCGACGACTCGGGCCGCGTGGACATCGCCAGCTCCAACGTGGACTCGGTCAAGTCGGCCATCGCGATGATCCAGGCGCTCACGCGCGAGGCGGAGATCGGCAAGATCTACACGGGCACGGTGCGCAAGATCGCCGAGTTCGGCGCCTTCGTGGAGCTGTTCCCCGGCACCGACGGCCTCATCCACATCTCCGAGCTGTCCGACAAGCGCGTCAAGAGCGTCTCGGACATCCTCAAGGAGGGCGATGAGGTGCTCGTGAAGGTCGTCAGCATCGACAAGACGGGCAAGATCCGCCTGTCTCGCAAGGAGGCCATGGCCGAGCGCGCCGCCGCCCAGCAGGGCAGTGTTCCCGCCGCCGCTCCCGTCGAGGCTACCGCCTCCACCTCCGAGGCCACCCAGCCCGGCGCCAAGGCCTGA
- the dut gene encoding dUTP diphosphatase, with protein sequence MTSPIVVRVRRVRTHPEPLPLPRYETAFAAGMDLRADIEGELTLGPLERAAIPTGLAIALPPGFEAQLRPRSGLALRHGLTLLNSPGTVDADYRGEVQVVLVNLSSHPFTVKRGERIAQLVVAPVSRASLVEWEELDSTERGEGGFGSTGR encoded by the coding sequence ATGACCTCGCCGATCGTCGTGCGGGTTCGCCGGGTGCGGACCCACCCGGAGCCCCTGCCCCTGCCTCGCTACGAGACGGCGTTCGCCGCCGGAATGGACCTGCGCGCGGACATCGAGGGCGAGTTGACGCTCGGGCCGCTCGAGCGGGCGGCGATCCCCACCGGGCTGGCCATCGCGCTGCCTCCGGGGTTCGAGGCGCAGCTGAGGCCCCGCTCGGGACTCGCGCTGCGTCATGGCCTCACCCTGTTGAACTCGCCCGGTACGGTGGACGCGGACTACCGGGGGGAGGTGCAGGTGGTGCTGGTGAATCTTTCCTCGCACCCCTTCACCGTGAAGCGAGGCGAGCGCATCGCACAGCTCGTGGTGGCGCCCGTGTCACGCGCTTCTCTCGTGGAATGGGAAGAGCTGGACTCCACCGAGCGAGGTGAAGGCGGCTTCGGCTCCACGGGCCGCTGA
- a CDS encoding phosphoribosylaminoimidazolesuccinocarboxamide synthase — MTTSALHAQLTQTLGRVHLPSLGEHYQGKVRDTYRQGDRLVLVTSDRLSAFDHVLTTIPFKGEVLNRLAHFWFERTRHIVPNHVLDMPDPNVIVARACQPFAVEVVVRGYLTGSLWRDVQKGTHTAYGVAFPEGMRKDEAFPEPIFTPSTKAQYGQHDEPISEKEILERGLVGTRDWARITEAARGLFLEGQKWARTRGLILVDTKYEFGKVGDDLYVIDEIHTPDSSRYWVADEYEARFAKGEDQRMLDKENIRQWLIRERGFQGHGTPPAIPDDVRVSLAEKYLAAYAQLTGTPLTLEPGDVHARIEKNLAARGYLK; from the coding sequence GTGACTACCTCCGCACTCCACGCCCAGCTCACCCAGACGCTCGGGCGCGTCCACCTGCCTTCGCTCGGCGAGCACTACCAGGGCAAGGTGCGTGACACCTACCGCCAGGGGGACCGGCTCGTCCTGGTCACCTCGGATCGTCTGTCCGCGTTCGATCACGTGCTGACCACCATCCCCTTCAAGGGCGAGGTGCTCAACCGCCTGGCCCACTTCTGGTTCGAGCGCACGCGCCACATCGTGCCCAACCACGTGCTGGACATGCCGGATCCGAACGTGATCGTCGCGCGCGCCTGCCAGCCCTTCGCGGTGGAAGTCGTCGTGCGCGGCTACCTCACCGGCAGCCTGTGGCGCGACGTGCAGAAGGGCACGCACACCGCCTACGGGGTGGCCTTCCCGGAAGGCATGCGCAAGGACGAGGCCTTCCCCGAGCCCATCTTCACGCCCTCCACCAAGGCGCAGTATGGCCAGCACGACGAGCCCATCTCCGAGAAGGAGATCCTCGAGCGGGGCCTGGTGGGCACTCGGGACTGGGCACGCATCACCGAGGCGGCACGCGGACTGTTCCTCGAGGGCCAGAAGTGGGCGCGCACGCGTGGCCTCATCCTCGTGGACACCAAGTACGAGTTCGGCAAGGTGGGCGATGACCTGTACGTCATCGACGAGATCCACACCCCGGACTCGAGCCGCTACTGGGTGGCCGACGAGTACGAGGCTCGCTTCGCCAAGGGCGAGGATCAGCGGATGCTGGACAAGGAGAACATCCGCCAGTGGCTCATCCGCGAGCGCGGCTTCCAGGGCCACGGCACGCCGCCCGCCATTCCGGACGACGTGCGCGTGTCGCTCGCGGAGAAGTACCTCGCGGCCTATGCGCAGCTCACCGGCACGCCGCTCACGCTGGAGCCGGGCGACGTGCACGCGCGCATCGAGAAGAACCTCGCGGCGCGCGGCTACCTGAAGTGA
- a CDS encoding MoaD/ThiS family protein, with translation MCSSSVARALDVNVVIPPPLRPLFEGRREVSLGVPGDAGVGDVLETLLSLYPRLRQHLAGDRPATGGSYVHLALDSHSLEELALGGTGLSTGRRLHLFLLSRPPPSGPSGA, from the coding sequence GTGTGCTCGTCTAGCGTGGCCCGGGCGCTCGACGTCAACGTGGTGATTCCCCCGCCCCTGCGCCCCCTCTTCGAGGGCCGCCGCGAGGTGAGCCTCGGCGTGCCCGGCGATGCCGGCGTGGGCGACGTGCTCGAGACCCTGCTCTCGCTCTACCCCCGGCTGCGCCAGCACCTCGCCGGGGACAGGCCCGCCACGGGCGGCTCCTACGTGCACCTGGCCCTGGACTCCCATTCCCTCGAGGAACTCGCCCTGGGGGGAACGGGACTGTCGACTGGACGGCGGCTCCACCTCTTCCTGTTGTCGCGTCCCCCTCCGAGCGGTCCCTCGGGCGCTTAA
- the truB gene encoding tRNA pseudouridine(55) synthase TruB, protein MDGVLVIDKPKGPTSFDVVRQVRGLLRVKKVGHTGTLDPMATGVLPLCLGEATKVAGFITEGDKAYDAVVRLGAETDTQDAEGKVVAEAPVPPLTASLLEDVLGRFRGTFEQVPPMYSAVKVGGKRLYELARAGEEVERASRQVTVYELVLRDFNATQLRLSVRCSKGFFVRTLAYDLGRALGCGAHLEALRRTASGPFSLTHALPLADVPALVREPEALVRRLLPVSEALVDLPAVLVSAADAERVSHGVPVEAPSHPGRVRVVGPSGVLLAVAEVVRGRLRYLRVLV, encoded by the coding sequence ATGGACGGCGTGCTGGTCATCGACAAGCCCAAGGGCCCCACGTCGTTCGACGTGGTTCGACAGGTACGTGGTCTGCTCCGGGTGAAGAAGGTGGGCCATACCGGCACGCTGGATCCCATGGCGACCGGGGTGCTGCCCCTGTGCCTGGGGGAAGCCACCAAGGTGGCGGGCTTCATCACCGAGGGCGACAAGGCCTATGACGCCGTGGTGCGCCTGGGCGCGGAGACGGACACGCAGGACGCCGAGGGCAAGGTGGTCGCCGAGGCGCCCGTGCCCCCGCTCACCGCCTCGTTGCTCGAGGACGTGCTCGGCCGCTTCCGGGGCACCTTCGAGCAGGTGCCGCCCATGTATTCGGCGGTGAAGGTGGGCGGCAAGCGGCTGTACGAGCTGGCCCGCGCGGGTGAGGAGGTGGAGCGCGCCAGCCGCCAGGTGACGGTGTACGAGCTGGTGCTGCGCGACTTCAACGCCACCCAGCTGCGCCTGTCCGTGCGCTGCTCCAAGGGTTTCTTCGTGCGCACGCTCGCCTATGACCTGGGCCGGGCGCTCGGCTGCGGAGCCCATCTGGAGGCGCTGCGGCGCACCGCGAGCGGGCCCTTCTCCCTCACCCACGCGCTCCCCCTGGCGGACGTGCCCGCGCTGGTGCGCGAGCCCGAGGCCCTGGTGCGGCGCCTGTTGCCCGTGTCCGAGGCGCTCGTGGACCTGCCCGCGGTGCTGGTGAGCGCGGCGGACGCGGAGCGGGTGTCCCATGGGGTGCCCGTCGAGGCCCCCTCGCATCCGGGCCGGGTGCGCGTGGTGGGACCCTCGGGCGTGCTGCTCGCGGTGGCCGAGGTGGTCCGCGGCCGGCTGCGCTACCTGCGTGTGCTCGTCTAG